The Spirochaetota bacterium genomic interval TTGAATATCTTGGTTTGCCAATGAATATTATCTAAGCATAGTTTGACCCCAGGCAGCCATGCCGAACCCTTGGTAGCCTTAGACCAGACGGCCTTTCGTAAGTAATTAAGCCTTGGGGATCGCTTCTTCTCTGCCCACCACCAGTATTCTCGGGCATCGTATAGTTCTTTCTCGCTCTTCTCTTTTGCAGTCTGTTCCATACCTCTAACCTCCCAAAAATATTTTGTAACTAATAAGCTAAGCTGTTAAGCCCCAAAAATTTATTTTTCATCAAACCCTCTGGCCATTCGGATCTTTTGTCCAAATCCAAATTCAGAAACATTCGTTCTAATTCGATCCTCTTCCTCAAATTTTGGACAGTCACCCACTTCTGCATAGATATTAACCTCTTGACCTAAACCATCCTCATCCAGAATACCTTTGCACATTCCAATACTGGCGGCTGAATTTGCTGCTTGAGGAATAAAATTTTTACAATCTCCACATCTGGGCATTCCATCACCTCCTTTTAGTCTATTAAAATGATTCCTTTATTTATATTATCCGGTACTGAATGATTGATCTCCTGCTTTATTGCAGAATGAGAATAAGATTTTGCTCATGTTATCTCTTTTTAACATTCTTTGCTCTGTATACTCTTAAATGATATGAAAGGTCATCTAAAAGTTTTTTAGTATACATCTTTCCGACAAGTTTATTCCATATTGGCCTTGTTTTATCCTTGAATACATCAATCTCTTCAGATGACATTTTTACATCCTTGAGTCCATATTTAATCATTGCGTTCAGACAATCCCTATTGATCTTATGTGCTATTTTGTTCATATAACTCTGAAGGGATGGTAATTCTTTATTAAGGGCAATTCTATGCTTCTTTGGAAGTTTTCTCCAATTTTTATTTGTAACTACAATTGTTGCTGGTGAATATCTAAAAGGATACGCATTGACAAACTTAGTAATTGTATAAAGTTGGGAACCCAACCACCATAAAGCTGGAGATATAACAGTATCACATACACCTGCCCTAAATGAAGGAACCACCTCAGGAACACCTACTGGTATTGGACTTGCGCCAAGGGCCTTTATTAACTCAATCTCTATTCTACCAGCATGTGTCAAAAACCTGCTCTTTTTGAAATCTTCAGGGGTTCTCATCTCATATTTAGTCGAATATATCTGATCAAAATCCTGATCAACCCATACCAACAATTTGTAACCATTTTTTTCATAAATTTTAGTGAATCTCTCACCTAAATTTTTTCTAATATATTCAATTTCATCATAATCATTAAACATAAAGGGAAGCTGCAGAACACCCATTTCCGGACATGCCATAAGCACCCCACCAACTGATAAGATACAACCATGAAGTTGATCAAAACGCATCTTTGCGATATAATCCTCCTCATCTCCCATTATTCCACCCCAGTACATGGTAATAGTAAGTTCACCATTAGTTACTCTCTCAAATCGTTCCAATATCACATCTCTAAAAGCTTCAGAGAGATAAGCGGCATCTGGCGCAACCGTTGCCATCTTCCAAACATATTTTGCCTTTTTTTTAGCTTCAGCTTTGGAAAATCCTATCACCCCAATACATAAACCCAATAAAATGATAAATAAAACATAGACACTCTTCTTTTTCATAAACAATTCCTCCATTATTATAATAAAATCTCAATATACACAAAGAAGGAATGGGGCGTAATGATATAAGTTATTGTTCAAGATTACTTTAATTACCTTATCTTGTTACCCTGCTTAGCAAAGCTCATCTAATGTTATTAGCATGCTTCATCTTTTAAACAGAAAAACGTCATGATACACACCTCTTCACTTCTAATGAAAATGCTCTCTTGTATGCCTCATGACGCTATTTGATATTACAATTTTATCATTACTACAAAACTAATCCCCGATAGCCTCTAAATGTAAGTCATTCAACAGCCATTTAAAATTTTGCTTTTCCCTCACAGAAACAAGCAAGTGGGATATCAATTACAATTGGTTTACATTTCCTGCACGTTACGAGCAATAATAGCATCCTGAGTTATCTTATTCATCTCGACAAAATGTGCGCTATATCCCGCAATCCTCACCAACAACTCACTATACTTTTCAGGGTCCTTCTGAGCTGAATACAATGTGTCATTGTCAACCATATTGAACTGGACATGACCTATACCCAATTCATGCCAGGTTTTTATATAGTCTCTCCATAACCTAAAACCCTTCTCGCCCTGGAGTTGAGCAGGAGACAATCTCTGATTCAACAGCGTTGCCCTGCATGAACCTATATGATCCAGCTTGCCAACTGATTTCAGCACTGCAGTTGGCCCCTTCTTATCTAGACCAGCCCCAGGAGAACATCCTCCATCATAGATCGGATCACCCAACCTCCTGCCGTTTGGCAAAGCGCCTATATTTGTAGCAGCTGCTATATGTGTGTTTACGCTTTCCGGCAGTGTCGGCCAGGGCGAGCCGCATATATCCCGCACTGACCAGGACATCTTCCCCAAGTCCTCATACATCCGAACCCAAATCTGATCCACATAATCATCGTCATTGCCCCATTTGGGCGCTTTGACAAATTCCATCCTCATATCCTCATAGCCAACCCAGTTTGCATCCAGCGCAGCCTTTAAATCGCCAATAGTATATTTTTTCTCATCATACACCAGCTTCTTGACTGCTGCCAGGCAGTCCCCCGTGTCACCAAAGGCAAAGAGGGTAAACCACAAACTGCTCCTTTCTTTTGAGCGTGCGCTATTTTCGCCTGTCTCCACACAACGCTCATAAAGTGCCGTTGTCATAGGTTTGGGATACAACTTGGCCTCTATCTCCCTATTCTTATGCTCCTGAGATGTTGCCCTCTTAAAGCCCGTTTTTATCTGTTCATACCAGGCATTGTAAAAATCATCAAAGTTCTCAAACGTCATGCAATCTCCAGTCTTTGCCCCTGTCTGCATCCCGGATATGGGATCAACGCCATTATTAAAGGCCAGAACTATTGCCTTGGCCCCTGTGGCTATTGAGGCCTGAGGATATCTCAAGGCCGGAGCACCCATCTTTGTATCCGGAGCCGGAGCCATACAGGCCTGATGAACCCAACGCCTTGCCTCCTTTAATGGATGACCAAACCACTGTATGAGATTAGGAATAAGCACATCGTCATTCCTCAGGGATGGATAACCAAGACCATGACGTATGCAATCAAAAACCCTTTTGAGCGTCACAGTGCTCGCATTAGAGTGATAGCGAAAACTAAATGTAGGATCGCTCACTCTGCTTATCATTGCCGCATCGAGATAACAATCAGTGAGATCGTTGCACGCATCGCGACCCTGCTCGTCAACGCCTCCAATTGTCCATACGTAAGGCCCTGGACTTCCCTGCAGAACCTCCCTGCCGCCCCTGAGCCATGACTTGCCTATGGTATATCCTGCTATCATCCACTCTGCGCAATATTCGACCACCTCGTCCCTTGTCAGGTTCTTCTCTTCAAACACATCCTTTTGGTAAAAGGGCCAGTGCCAAAAATCCTGACGCCATGGCCATGCCGCATTGTGCCACTCTAACCTGTATGCTATCTGCACAAAATGATCAAACTGCATAGCTTCCCATATATGCTCCGGTGGACGCGCAGGCACCTTCTCGCAGGTTTCGCTTATCTGCAGTAGTTCCTGACGCCTGTTTGGGTCCGTTTCAAAATTATCCGCAATTATCTTGGCCAGCTGGCTAAAGCGCCTGGCATACCTTATTGTCGCCTCCAGACATATCTTCATTGCTCTCCAATTAGCCAACTTTTCCATGTATGATATCTGTTCCTCCGCTGTGTTAGCATCACGCACTATCTTTTCTGATTCAGATATCTTTTCATCAATTGACTCAATTATTGAGTCAAAACCCTGATACATCCAGTCTGGTTGTGGGGTGACATAATCAAAAGCAGTCATCTCCCTCCCAGCCCCTCCAAAATCAGCCAGCATTAGGGATGCCTGCCTCTCCTTGCGAGTATAATTCTGTTTACAAACATCCTCATAGGTCCTACCATTCCAGAACTCAACCATCTCTCTTACCTCTTCCAGATCCTCCTCAGGAATAATATTTGTTCTGTCATTGTATAAGTCGTCATTGATCATTGAGGATGCTGTGGGAATCCAGGTAATTAGATGCGGGGCACCCCCTGGATATCCCTGAATACGTGAATAATCAGTGATAAAGATGGGCATATTATCAAGCACCGCTGCCAGGGCTCTGGCCCTGGTTAAAATAATTGGTTCCGATGGAGGGGCTTCCCTGAATATCCTTGTATGCCAGCGGATATTATCAAGGCATAGCTGCACTCCCGGCAGCCATGCTGAACCCTTAGTCGCCTTTGACCAGACTGCTTTTCTCAAATAGTTGAGTCTGGGTGATCTCCTCTTCTCAGCCCACCACCAGTATTCACGAGCGTCATATAATTCTTGTTCACTCTTCTCCTTTGTTACCTGTTCCATAACAAACCTCCCCGAAATTATTTATATATTTCTTTCTCTATAGAACAAAATTCTACAAACTTGCTTCACATCCTCTATATTACTCAAAGATACTTCTATATATCTATGTTAGAAGCATAAAATATTCTCTAGCACATGAGAGGTATACTTAGTCGCCATGCCCTGCCATCATTATTATAATTGATATTACTAATAAAGTGATAGAGCAAGGACGCCTAGGCAAGCCTTTCACCTGCAATCGGTATGGTTAATGCATAAACCTCTGTCACCTTAATCGTTGCCACATTTAGAACCTTGCAATTAGCTCCCATCATCTCAAGGGCAGGGTTTATTTCAGAAGAAAATTTATCAAAAAGCGCTCCTGAATCCTGCATCTTCAAAAACGTACCCTTTACCTGATACCCCTCTCTCATCGGTTTGAATATCGCAATCGCCACCCTTTTTCGTCCAGCCTCCAAATTTTTTGTGGTTTTACCATTAAAGCAACATGCGTAGGCTAATGTATCATCATTAATAACCTTTAATGAATTGATTGGCACAAGATTCATACCGCCATCCTCATCCACAGTCGCAAGGGTGCAAAACTTAGCATCTCCTTCTAATGTCTCCAATACTTCCTCAGGTAGTTTTGCCATTTTACTCATCCTCCTTTATGTTTAGAGCTAAGCAAGCTTTGTGCCTGCATTGCTTAAACTTGTACAATATACTTCTTCCACCTTGCCTACAATTATCCCCTTGGGTTGAAGCTTAATCTTTTGGTATATCTGCTCACAGTATTGATCTGCAACCTTGCTCCTCTCCTGATAACTATTGAAACTGCACTTTATCTGATAGGACTCAAGGGTTAGCTTGAGAACGTTTACAGTAAATTTTTTAGTTTCAAGTATGTTACTCTTTGTCTTCCCTAGCCTTAAATCTGCAAAGCAGACAGTGCTCTTATCTAATGCTGAAGTTGTTGCTATCATTACTGCATTTGGCATACCCGATGAGTTGACACTAGCTACCATCTTTAACGTATAAAAATCTGTCAGAGCCTCATACACTTCATCTGGCATCTCTACCATCTCTAAACTCCTTTTATCACTCAGTATTTAACTTCACATTCGTAAAATCTCTACTTTCTATCAGTAGCGAACCTCACCACCCATGAATACTTTTATAATAGGATGATGGATGATAGCTACCATCTATACAATTACGCCAGGGACTTTACCCTGTACACTCGCATCTGCCATTTCACCCTTTACCTCATCAACTATAATCCAACCAAAGCACTTCGGGCACTCACGATTTGCTGTAGTCTCCTCTATTCTAACGTTATAGAGGTACCTAAAGGATTCCATCGGTCCCTCATAATCACAATGAAGACATTTCATCTCTCTTCACCTCCTTAATAAAAATAATATTGTTTATACTTACCACAAGGCCTTAAGCCTGCCTTGTTTTATCCCTATAATTTAGATTTTTACAACCCGAAAGACATATAGATGGAATCAATCTATTCTATATAGAACATTAGTATTCCAATTGCATAATATGTATTTATTCTTCATCATCATGAACAATGTTTTACATATTATCCTCATTGACATTTTTGCGTCGCCTGAAAACCTTACCCCGAAGCGAACTAATTCCCCAAATGTCATTGGTCGAAGACTCTTCATCCTGTTGTAATTCATCGCTATATACCATCTGCTTACACTTAGGACATTGCCTATAAAGATCCGGTCCAGGATCTGAGGCACGATATAAAATACGAAACTCATTTCTTGGACCCTCATATTCACATTTGTTACACTTTAGTGACATTTAACAGACCTCACATTATTTCATATAAAGATTGCAACCATTCAATAATCAGAGAAGGTTAATCCTAACCATTTTACTATGGAGGAATTATTGATAACCTAATTATACTATTAACTAAAATAAATATATTAACTTAAGAATATCTGTTATGCAAAAATTCTCAAAACATGGGTCCGACTGTACATAGGTTGTAATTGTGATATTTGATACTGATATACTCAGTTTGTAGATTAATTAACATTATCTGTATTATAATTAAAAGAAAATGTAATAATACCTTAATTAAGCTAAAGGTTAGTGAAGATTATGGGTATAAGATATTGTGGAATACATTTTTCCCTTAGATATAGATAGAATATGAACCGACCAGACGGTTTTGTTTTTTTGGTAACTTATATTTAAGCTAAACTAATAAAAAGAAGTTGTTTCCCACTTGTCAAGAAATTTAAAAAAAATATAAAAAAATTAGTATTATCTTAAATGAAAACTGCCTCTTGGCCTGCAACTGATATTAAAGGGCTTCTTCTATTTATTATGAGTTGCATTTTTAACACATTTCATTTATAATAAAACTGAATAGATCATAGCTTTTCGGATTGTGTTTTCAATTTTATCTGATATGAAATAATGGGGCTTAATCTAAATGATATAGTCCTTTATGGAGGATGATATGTTTAAAATTCAAAAATATCGAGTATTGCCATACTTACCCGAAAACTTGAGACCTCTTATGAATATTGCTAGTAATTTTTGGTGGGTATGGAATTATGATGCTATTGATTTATTTAGAAGACTTGATGTTGATCTTTGGCGAACAGTACAACATAATCCGATTAAACTATTGGGATCGATTTCGCAGAAACTTATAGATGAGGCGGCTGAGTCTGAAAGCTTTATTGCACATATGGAGCGAGTTGAAGAGGAATTAGAATTACACTTAACCAGAAAGACATGGTTTGATGAATTTAATATTAAGAAAAGGGATGTTGAGATTGCATATTTTTCAGCTGAATTCGGTATTCATGAATCCCTTCCCATTTATTCTGGGGGACTTGGGATATTAGCTGGCGATCATTTGAAGTCATCCAGTGAATTGGGTATACCGCTATCCGGTGTTGGATTGTTATATAGACTCGGTTATTTTCATCAGTATCTGAATATTGATGGGTGGCAGCAGGAGATATACCCGGAAACGGATTTTTATAATATAGCAGTAAGCCTTGTAATGAATGACGAGGATCAACCATTATTAATTGGAGTGGAATTTCCTGAAAGGATTGTATACGCTCAAATTTGGAAGGCTCTTATCGGAAGAACAGAATTATATCTTTTGGATACAAATATTGATAAAAACTGCGATGAAGACAAGAGCATTACCGATGGATTATATGCTGGAGACATTGAGATGAGAATCAAGCAGGAGATGATGCTTGGTATAGGGGGAACTAGAGCGCTTAAGGCTATTGGCAAAGAGATTACGGTCTATCATATGAATGAGGGGCATTCTGCCTTTATGGGGATTGAGAGAATACGAACCGCAATGAAGGATTATAATTTGAGTTATGCAGAGGCATTAGAGTTCGTCCGTTCAAGCAACATATTCACAACCCACACCCCTGTGCCTGCGGGTAATGATAGGTTCTCTCCTGATCTGCTTGAGGAATATATGTTTCACCATTATAATGAGATGGGAATGACTGTGAAGGATTTTTTGGCACTTGGTAGAGAGAATCCTGATGATGATATGGAAACCTTTTGTATGACAGTTCTAGCAATAAAAACATCATCATATTATAACGGAGTATCTTTGCTTCATGGTGACGTTTCAAGAAAGATGTGGAAGGGTCTATGGCCCACACTGCCTATTCACGAGGTGCCAATCAGATACATTACCAATGGAACACAAATGCTGTCATGGGCCTCTGACGAGATTATGAGACTCCTCAATAGATATTTAGGACCCCGCTGGATTGATAATCCTGTTGATAAGGACATTTGGCAGAATATTGATTCAATTCCAAATACAGAACTTTGGAGATGTAGGGAGAGGATGAGGGAGATCCTTGTTGGATTTGCAAGAAGAACATTGATGGATCAGCTTATAAAGAGAGAAACGTCAAAGAATGATGTGGAGATAGCTGATACAATTCTGGACCCTGAGGCTCTTACAATAGGATTTGCGCGGAGATTTGCGACCTATAAGCGAGCCACCCTAATTTTTAGGAATATGGACAGATTAGAGAAGCTTTTATTGAATAGGGATAGACCCATTCAATTCATATTTGCTGGAAAGGCTCACCCAAGGGATCATGCGGGCAAGGAGTTAATTAGGCATATCATTCATCTTGCAAGGGATCCGAGGTTTAGGAATAAGATCGTATTTATTGAGGACTATGACATCAATATTGCTCGATATCTTGTTCAGGGTGTGGATGTATGGCTGAATACACCTATCAGGCCAATGGAGGCCTCAGGAACCAGCGGTATGAAGGTTGTTCCAAACGGAGGTTTAAATATAAGCATATTGGATGGCTGGTGGCTGGAGGCATACAATGGCAATAATGGTTGGGCAATAGGTTCGGGCGAGGATTATGATGATCATGATTATCAGGACGAGGTTGAGAGCGAATTTTTATACAATATTCTTGAAGAAGACGTTATTCCGATGTTTTATAATAGGGGAACTGATGGATTGCCCAGGGCTTGGATTGCAAGGATAAAGGAGTCAATGAAATCGATATGTCCCACATACAATACTAATAGAATGGTAAGAGAATATATAGAAAATTTTTATATCAATGCCCATAATAATTTTAAACTACTCTCTGACAATGATTTTAACGAAACAAAAAAATATTCATTATGGAAAGATAAAATTAATAAAGTATGGAAAAATATTAAAATTAAAGATTTAAATATCAAAGAGGCCAAATCAATAATTGTTGGATCCGAGATGAAGATTGAGGCAATTATTGACATTAGCGTTCTGGAGACTAAGGATGTGATCGTTGAGTTGTACAATGGTAGTCTTAATTCAAAGGGGGATATAGAAGAGGGATCCGCATTATCCATGACTTTGGTTAAACACCTTGATAAAAGCACTTATCTATATGAAGGTTCGATCCCCTGTCAAAAGACGGGTCAGTTCGGCTTTACTGTTAGAGTTGTACCCAATCATCAGAGGATGATAGGGATATATGAACCTGGATTAATTACCTGGGCTTCAGTCACCTAAATAGCCTTGAATACCTAAAATATGTGTAAACATAAATTCACTCATACAATGCATACTTCAGTTATAATTTTGGATCACATTTCGTAACAAGCTTGGGCGGGAAGATATATCTTCTCCTGTTGGAATGTCACTGTATATTAACTATAATTAATGAATGAATGGAAAAAAGCCATGGAACAGCCTATTCACTCTATTCAATACACACCTAAAGAATCCTTATGTAAACCTGCATTTAGCATTTTCAGTCTCCGGGTCACTATTATTAAAAAAGAGCCGTCTTCGTCTATCAATTATAAAGTTAAAATATGCACAAACCTCGGACAGGCGGGTAGGATAAGATCGCAGATAATTCAGAGAGTAGAGGAGGGTTTTAGTCATCAAAGGGATTTCTATGATATCCCCTTGAGGTATGATAGTAAGACAGGTCAATACTGCCTCGATTACCTCCTTGATCAGATTGGATATTTTCAGTGGAAACTCTGGGTCGGTAGTGAAGATTCCCGGAATCCATGGATATATTGGGCCCCGGGATCCAATCATGGTATAAGTGTATTCCCTGCTTCATATAAGAGAGGGAATGCGATTTATTGTGCCTTTCTTCGGCAGTTCAGAGAGGAAAGGAATACATCAAAGGGCGAAACCCATGATATACAGGATAGGGTAGATGAGCTTGAAAAAATAGGCTGCACTGTAATACAGCCCTCTGGAAAATTTGATGAGTTCAAAAAGAGGCTGCGCTTTATCATAAAGGACCTAGGAATGAAGACCATACATCTTCTTCCAATAAACCCTGTGCCTCAAAGCTATGGCAGGATGGGAAGATATGGAAGTCCCTATGCGAGTCTGGATTTCTATGCAATAGATCCTGTTTATGCCACTTTTGATCGTTTTCGCACCATTGAGGAGCAATTTATCGATTTGACCTCTACTGTACACTGTCTTGATGGCAAGGTAATGCTCGATATGGCTATAAATCATACTGGATGGGGCTCGAGAATATCTTCGGTTCATAGTATATGGCAGGTTAGAAAATCTGATGGTGAATTTGTATCACCTGGAGCATGGGGGAAGATTTGGGAGGATCTTGTTGAGCTTGATCATAGTAGAAAGGATTTGTGGATCTATTTAGCCGAGATGTTCATCATATGGTGCAGACGGGGGGTGGATGGCTTTCGCTTGGATGCAGGCTATATGGTTCCACTCTCATTATGGCAGTATATTATTGCAAGGGTTCGGGAGGAATTTCCTGAGACCTTTTTCCTGCTTGAGGGTTTAGGTGGAGCCATGGAATGCACCAGGGAACTGCTTCAGGAAGGTATGATAAACTCTGCATATAGCGAACTCTTTCAGAACTACAGCAAAGATGAGATTATTAACTATTTACGTCATGCAAATAGGGTAAGCAGTCAGGAGGGCATTCTCGTTCATTATGCTGAAACCCACGATAATAATAGGCTCGCCACAAAGGGAAGAAGCTATGCCCTTATGCGCCTATGCCTCAGCGCTTTTACAAGTTATTATGGAAACTGGGGCTTTACAAACGGGGTTGAATGGTTAGCTGATGAAAAGATAGATGTTCATGGGAATGGCGCTCTTAACTGGGATTCACAGGATAATATTGTATCTGAGATATCAAGAATCAATAGAATACTCGATAGAAATCCCTGCTTTTGGCTCAATGATAATATAGAGGTAATAGACACACCCTGGCCGAATATATGCACCTTTTATCGCGCATATAAGTCGAGACGTAATTTCATCCTAGTTATAGTAAACCTTGATTGTGAGAATTCTGCATCAATAAGCCTCTTGTTAGATGAATTGGGTATTGATCCACCCTTTAGCTATCCCTTTGAGGCGGTAGATATTCTTGGTGATTCAACATATAGAATGGATGGCAGGGGTCTGATATTAGATATTACACAAGGCCAGGTCCTTGTGCTTCGTTTTCAGGAGCTTGGAAAGCCATATGAATTATTTCTTTTAAATAGCGAAAAGCGACCTATTGATGAGATAGATACTGTATATCGAATTATGCTTCAGTATTATGATAGGCATGAGGTTGCTCAAATTGACCAAGAGATGCTTCTCTCCTTCTGGAATCCCTACAGGGGGCTCATCGCCTATGCCGCTACACACCCTTTTGATGCCTTCTTCAATCCAGATTTTAAAGAGGAGATAACTCAACTTCATCAGTTTTTATTAGAGGAGTACTCAGAGGTGTGGGAGTTCACCAATAAGAATAAGGATTTCCTTCTTGAAAGTCATAAATGGCTTATCACATCCACTGAGCTAGCTGCAAGTGTTTTTTTGAATGATAAGAGAATAGAGACAGTAAATGGAGATGATGGTTGTGATTGGGCCATATTCCCCCCAATTGAAGAGCATAGGAGATCTCAATTAACCTTTCATTGGGTTGATATACTAAATGGAAAGATTAATCGAAGATGGGAGAACGCATATTATCCTGTCTATTCGCTTCCAGATTATAAAGGATTTAAAAGGGAAATGGAGGATTTCCATCTTACCCTTAATCAAAGCGATATCCTTAATGATTGGATGTGCTTTATCCTTGCCAATGGAAGAGGATCCTTTGTCAAAACCCCTCTTGTACCTGGAGAGGTTCATAGCAAGTATGACGCCCTTCTGATGGCCAATTTTTCCCATGATTACCCGGAGGATAGGGTAGTGCTAGTTAAGTGTTCCTATGATTCCCTTCTTATAAATGATAGGATTTATCGGCTTGATGCCAGGGACTGTGTGCAGTTTAAGCGCTACCCTGTTCCGACATGGCGGTTTATTATCGAAGACTACGACGCACGCTTTGTGCTTACAAAGCAGATCCACCTTGTAAGGGATGAAAATACAGTTCTTATTCAGTATCGTTGTATCGAGGCGACTGAAGAAATTTTACTAAAAGTTGAATTTTGTCTTGAGTGGCGTTCCTATCACTATCACTCCAGCGCCGTTTATCTGGAAGGTAAAGGTGAAAAACCATTTACCGTGATAGATGATAAGACGGGATTTTATTATCATCCATACGAGGAAGAGAGGCTTTTCGTCAGCACGGGCAGGGGTCAGTTCGCGACCCAACCTCAATGGATCAAGGATATAGGTCACCCTATGGATGCGACTAGAGGCCAGGAATCCAGTGGGGATGCCTTTAGTCCCGGTTATTTTCTTGAAACCATGACTGAAGGCGAGAATATCGATTTTTTGTTAACAACTGAAAGGGATTCCTCTCATAGAAATTTTGATAGTCAAGTCTCAGGGGAGGCGAGGCGACAGCATGAGCTTTTCAGGAGAATGCCGCTAGCGCTGAGGGATGATCCTATTGCTAAATCATTTATGTTGGCTCTGGATCAATTTGTTGTGAAAAGGGGTCGGGGGTTCACTGTAATTGCAGGGTATCCCTGGTTTTTGGATTGGGGCAGAGATACCCTCATTTGTGTGCCTGGTTTAATCGCTGCGGGTTTTAACAATGAGGTAGCTGGCATTTTGACTGAGCTTGCGCAGTTCACCAGGGATGGGATGGTACCCAATACAATTTATGGCGAGAGCGCCGGTAATTATGATACAACTGACGCGCCCCTATGGTTTATCGAGGCAGTGAGATGTTATGTCGAAGGGGCTATCGAGGATTATAACTTTCTGTCAAAGCCTCTTCGTGCCGATGGCACAACAATGCTCGCTGTGCTTCAGGGCATAGTGGAGGATTTTGCCAGGGGCACAGGGAATAATATTCGACTAGATGAAGAAACAGGCCTCATCTTCTCTCCATCGCATTTTACATGGATGGACACTCAGCATCCCGCTGGCACACCCCGTGAGGGATATCCGGTAGAGATTCAGGGATTATGGATAAATGGATTGAGATTCCTTGCCAATAATATTGATAGTGAAGATACCAAGGAACGCTATTTATCATGGGCTGCGCAG includes:
- the dctP gene encoding TRAP transporter substrate-binding protein DctP: MKKKSVYVLFIILLGLCIGVIGFSKAEAKKKAKYVWKMATVAPDAAYLSEAFRDVILERFERVTNGELTITMYWGGIMGDEEDYIAKMRFDQLHGCILSVGGVLMACPEMGVLQLPFMFNDYDEIEYIRKNLGERFTKIYEKNGYKLLVWVDQDFDQIYSTKYEMRTPEDFKKSRFLTHAGRIEIELIKALGASPIPVGVPEVVPSFRAGVCDTVISPALWWLGSQLYTITKFVNAYPFRYSPATIVVTNKNWRKLPKKHRIALNKELPSLQSYMNKIAHKINRDCLNAMIKYGLKDVKMSSEEIDVFKDKTRPIWNKLVGKMYTKKLLDDLSYHLRVYRAKNVKKR
- a CDS encoding pyruvate formate lyase family protein — its product is MEQVTKEKSEQELYDAREYWWWAEKRRSPRLNYLRKAVWSKATKGSAWLPGVQLCLDNIRWHTRIFREAPPSEPIILTRARALAAVLDNMPIFITDYSRIQGYPGGAPHLITWIPTASSMINDDLYNDRTNIIPEEDLEEVREMVEFWNGRTYEDVCKQNYTRKERQASLMLADFGGAGREMTAFDYVTPQPDWMYQGFDSIIESIDEKISESEKIVRDANTAEEQISYMEKLANWRAMKICLEATIRYARRFSQLAKIIADNFETDPNRRQELLQISETCEKVPARPPEHIWEAMQFDHFVQIAYRLEWHNAAWPWRQDFWHWPFYQKDVFEEKNLTRDEVVEYCAEWMIAGYTIGKSWLRGGREVLQGSPGPYVWTIGGVDEQGRDACNDLTDCYLDAAMISRVSDPTFSFRYHSNASTVTLKRVFDCIRHGLGYPSLRNDDVLIPNLIQWFGHPLKEARRWVHQACMAPAPDTKMGAPALRYPQASIATGAKAIVLAFNNGVDPISGMQTGAKTGDCMTFENFDDFYNAWYEQIKTGFKRATSQEHKNREIEAKLYPKPMTTALYERCVETGENSARSKERSSLWFTLFAFGDTGDCLAAVKKLVYDEKKYTIGDLKAALDANWVGYEDMRMEFVKAPKWGNDDDYVDQIWVRMYEDLGKMSWSVRDICGSPWPTLPESVNTHIAAATNIGALPNGRRLGDPIYDGGCSPGAGLDKKGPTAVLKSVGKLDHIGSCRATLLNQRLSPAQLQGEKGFRLWRDYIKTWHELGIGHVQFNMVDNDTLYSAQKDPEKYSELLVRIAGYSAHFVEMNKITQDAIIARNVQEM
- a CDS encoding pyridoxamine 5'-phosphate oxidase family protein, with product MAKLPEEVLETLEGDAKFCTLATVDEDGGMNLVPINSLKVINDDTLAYACCFNGKTTKNLEAGRKRVAIAIFKPMREGYQVKGTFLKMQDSGALFDKFSSEINPALEMMGANCKVLNVATIKVTEVYALTIPIAGERLA
- the glgP gene encoding alpha-glucan family phosphorylase, with product MFKIQKYRVLPYLPENLRPLMNIASNFWWVWNYDAIDLFRRLDVDLWRTVQHNPIKLLGSISQKLIDEAAESESFIAHMERVEEELELHLTRKTWFDEFNIKKRDVEIAYFSAEFGIHESLPIYSGGLGILAGDHLKSSSELGIPLSGVGLLYRLGYFHQYLNIDGWQQEIYPETDFYNIAVSLVMNDEDQPLLIGVEFPERIVYAQIWKALIGRTELYLLDTNIDKNCDEDKSITDGLYAGDIEMRIKQEMMLGIGGTRALKAIGKEITVYHMNEGHSAFMGIERIRTAMKDYNLSYAEALEFVRSSNIFTTHTPVPAGNDRFSPDLLEEYMFHHYNEMGMTVKDFLALGRENPDDDMETFCMTVLAIKTSSYYNGVSLLHGDVSRKMWKGLWPTLPIHEVPIRYITNGTQMLSWASDEIMRLLNRYLGPRWIDNPVDKDIWQNIDSIPNTELWRCRERMREILVGFARRTLMDQLIKRETSKNDVEIADTILDPEALTIGFARRFATYKRATLIFRNMDRLEKLLLNRDRPIQFIFAGKAHPRDHAGKELIRHIIHLARDPRFRNKIVFIEDYDINIARYLVQGVDVWLNTPIRPMEASGTSGMKVVPNGGLNISILDGWWLEAYNGNNGWAIGSGEDYDDHDYQDEVESEFLYNILEEDVIPMFYNRGTDGLPRAWIARIKESMKSICPTYNTNRMVREYIENFYINAHNNFKLLSDNDFNETKKYSLWKDKINKVWKNIKIKDLNIKEAKSIIVGSEMKIEAIIDISVLETKDVIVELYNGSLNSKGDIEEGSALSMTLVKHLDKSTYLYEGSIPCQKTGQFGFTVRVVPNHQRMIGIYEPGLITWASVT